The genome window GTGCAGTTCTATGCCTCGCTCGTGAGCTAATTTAACCGCAGATGCCAGCGGGTCCCAGCCAACAGTCAGGGGATTTTGTTGCGGTGCAACTTGACTGGGATAAATCGTATATCCGGCATTCAAAGTTTCAAAGAAAACGGTGTTGATACCGGCGGCGGCGAGCCGATCGAACACTGCAGCCAAACCTTGTTCGGATCGCGCTGCGACGATCGTCCCGCGATCGAGCCAAACCGCCCGAATTTCCGCCCCAACCCGCTGTCCTTCCTTCGGGTAATTTTCCCACAGCAACTGCCGCGCTTCCACCCACTGCGATCTCGCCTCCGCGTAGTTTTGCTGTTGCAGGAGTTGGTCGAAAGTTTGCAAAACCTGCCGCGCTTGGGCGATCGCCCGTACCCTAATCGCTTGTAGAACAGGGGGGCGGCTGGTTGCCGGGCCGCCTCCGCCCTGTTCTGCCGCCACCAGTTGAGGGGAGGTAGCAGCATTGAGATTGATGGCGGTATTGGCTGAATTAGATGCTGTCAGGGCGCTTTCAAACCGGCCGAGGAGGTTGGTGAGTTCTTGGCGCATCAAGTACGCTTCAATGCTGACGATCGGCTTATTGGAATTTGCCTGCACGTCCAAACCCGCCGGCGCCGATTGATCGGAAGGGTCTGTAAAAGTTGCAGGTACTGGATCGGGCAGCGCACCCGAGGGAGAAAGTCGGCTCAGCGGGGTAGTACGCGGCAAACTAGGGCTGTTTATAGTGACTCTTGAGGGGGGAGTTGGCAGTGGGGTCGCGGCATTAGTGGGAGGCGCGGAGGGCCCAGAAGCGATTGTGCCTCCCCAGCGGGCGATCGAGGCTTGCAGCCAAGCCTTATCTACATTTCCCGAACCGTCGCTACCCCAGCGCCAGCCGAGATAGGTAGCGCGATCGGTGGCGATGGCGGCGGAGGAACCGGAACTATCTTTCCAAGTAGCAATAGTTTGACTGTTCGCATCAGCCGGAATCAAGACACCGCCTTGGACTGAGGCATTTTTTTGTTCTGCTGGCACCCAACTGCTAGAAGTAGTGCAAGCCAGATCCCGACAGCGGCTGCGCGGTTGCGGGGTCGCCGGTTGGGTTAACGGAAAAGCCCAATAGGCCCCGAGGAGCGATCGCAAAGATTGGCGCACCAAGGCCGGGGAACTGCGGCCGACGGGACCCGAAGCAATCAAGCGGCCGCCCTGGGAAGCCCAAGCTTCTAAAACTTTAATTTGTGCCGGACTCAAAGTTTCAATGTTGGGCAAAAACAGCACGTTAACGCCTGCTAAATCCGCCGTATTTTTGATTTGTTCGAGATTGATCGGTTTGTAAGCAATGCCGCTTTCCCAGAGGCGCGTGGTAATCTTTACCCAGTCGGGAGAATTCTCGGAACTGCGAACAACGCCCAGAACTACTTCTGCGAAACTCGGAGAGGGAAATAGGATGAAGAGATTGAGTAATGTACTCGCTAGAGTTCCAATTAAGACTCTTTGCAAGAAAGTGAAAAAGCGAATTTTTTGAACCTGGGAGCAGGCATCAGGCAGTTGATCGGGCTTTTTGATTTGTTGCATGATAAATATGAGAATTACCCAGCGCACCGCTCAAGAAAAATTCAATAACAATTAAGAGCGATCGATCGATTTTAGATTTTAGATTTTAGATTTTAGATTGGGGATTTTAGATTTAAATCATGGTCTATTCCTCATGACTGTTGACTGTTTGACTGTTTGGGCATTTGAACAATACCGAGGCCACCGGAAACGATTTTAGATTAAAACCTGGGTGCATTTGCGTTGAAAAACCAAAAATACAATTTAGATGCCGGACAGCCAACAGTCAACAGCCAACAGTCAACAGCCAACAGTCAACTGTCAACAGCCAACTGTCAACAGCCAACAGCCAACTGTCAACTCTTTTCTAAGTTGCAGCTTCATTCACCGGGAATCTATCGATTAACTGCATCGCCCGACAAGCATTCCTCCGCAAAGAATCGGAAACATGAGGAACATGAGGAATCTGAGACAAGAAATCCAAAGTCCGGCGCAAAATCCGCACCACATCCCCTTCATCCAAACTCGTATGGCTAATCAGTTCCAGCCATTCAACACCCAGAGCCCACTGTTCGACCAAAGTCACTAATTCCCGTTCCAGCCAAATCGGGATTGCAGCTTCGTGACGGTACTGCACTTGAAACAACCGGCGGCGCAGCCCTTTTTGCAGATTGTCCAAAGGTGCCAAAACTTCTGGCGACAGCGAGTAGTGAGTCCAACTGTCGGGCCTGGAAACTTCTGTAACTAAGGCCGCGCAAGCAGCAGCGAGGTGGTGGGGGTCGAGTTCGTCAAACTCGGCAGACATCAGGGACAAACCCAGCCACAGTTCGTTATCGCCGCGAATGGCGGCGCAAGCTTGACCCAAGATTGTCGGCACCAACCTGTCGGAGGAGTCATCTCGGTTTCCATGTGCCGAAACTACTCTTTCCAAGCAGCCAAAATTCAGCAAGATGTCGATTAAGTTGAGAAATTGCTCCCAGTAGCGAGCTCGCTGCTTTTCTAACTCTTGTTCGCTTTTGCGGATTTCTTTTTTCAATTCTTCCCGGCGGCGCTGGCGTTTGAGCAAAGTACCGGGATTGCCCCATTCTAGAACCGGGTGAATTTCTAGCTTAGCTTCTAGGGCTGCGATTTTGTGCTGTTGCTCGATCGCCTCTGGGCTCGGTTCCGGTGTCGGCAATTGTGGGATCGATCCAGCAATTGAAGCAGTTTCTTCAGTTCCCAAGCGGCACTGGCCTAGTCTCAGGGGCATTTCCGGCGGCGGGTTCAAGGTATCTGCAACGCTCAAGCGGGGTAATTCGGCGTGCAGGGTAGCGACATCGCTAATGGCGACGACATACCAGCGGTTATCTTTGCCCAAGCACACCAAATTTGGTGCTTGGCCGGAACCTGGGGTTTTGGCAACCAGTACGGCGGGTACGGGAGTTGTGTGCGATCTTTTGGCTGTCGGAACGTGCTTGCCTTTGAGACTCAGAACCGTGCCGAGCACTGCAAAAGCCACAGCTACGGACATTTCCTTAAATCTGGCTTCTTCAGCTTGCTGCAATAAAGTTTTCAGCAAACGTTTCTCTTCTTTGAGTCTTGCCTGCAATTTTTCGTAATGGGCGAGTTCTTTTTCCAGGGTAGAGACATTTCCTCCCCCCGCCAGGGACTCTTCGAGCACCGCCAATTCTGTTTGCAGCCGGTCTAATTCTGCTTGCTGCGGCTGCAAGTACAAGGTAGACAGGTATTGACCGAAACTCCGCTCTACCAACTCTTGAGCTTCGTCGAGAGTGTGAGTTTGCAGCAAATTCAGCACCATGCCGTAGCTGGGCGTAAACTGACTGGCGAGGGGGTCGGCTTTGGCTGTTGCCAAATAAGATGCTTCTTTTGCGCCTTCAAAGCGCGTCTGAACTGCGACCACGTGCCCCAGCTTGTCCATGCCCCGCCGACCCGCCCGACCGGCCATTTGCAGGAATTCTGAAGCGTTTAGCAGTCGGTGTCCCTTGTCGGTGCGCTTGGACAGGGTGGAAATGACTGTGGTGCGGGCGGGCATATTAATGCCGGCTGCTAGGGTTTCGGTGGCAAATACGACTTTAATCAAACCTCTGCCAAAGAGTTCTTCTACTAAACCTTTCCAAGCGGGCAAAATGCCTGCGTGGTGGGCGGCGATGCCTTTTAAAAGTGCTTCTTTTTGACCGAAGCGTTCTGCTTCTGGGTTTCGCTGTAAAAAATCGTCAATGATGCGTTTGA of Oscillatoria nigro-viridis PCC 7112 contains these proteins:
- a CDS encoding DEAD/DEAH box helicase; protein product: MPDTAQNRPELDLKTIFPFELDNFQREAIAALDAGKSVVVCAPTGSGKTLIGEYAIHQALSRGRRVFYTTPLKALSNQKLRDFRSQFGDDNVGLLTGDISVNRDAPILVMTTEIFRNMLYGTPIGEVGTSLTGVETVVLDECHYMNDRQRGTVWEESIIYCSSEIQLLALSATVANSEQLTDWINKVHGPTELVYSDFRPVPLQFHFANQKGIFPLLDETGKRANVRLVPKKKQQKVERGSIPTPSLTDVLARLDDRDMLPAIYFIFSRRGCDQAVAEVGNFSLVNEAETAELKRIIDDFLQRNPEAERFGQKEALLKGIAAHHAGILPAWKGLVEELFGRGLIKVVFATETLAAGINMPARTTVISTLSKRTDKGHRLLNASEFLQMAGRAGRRGMDKLGHVVAVQTRFEGAKEASYLATAKADPLASQFTPSYGMVLNLLQTHTLDEAQELVERSFGQYLSTLYLQPQQAELDRLQTELAVLEESLAGGGNVSTLEKELAHYEKLQARLKEEKRLLKTLLQQAEEARFKEMSVAVAFAVLGTVLSLKGKHVPTAKRSHTTPVPAVLVAKTPGSGQAPNLVCLGKDNRWYVVAISDVATLHAELPRLSVADTLNPPPEMPLRLGQCRLGTEETASIAGSIPQLPTPEPSPEAIEQQHKIAALEAKLEIHPVLEWGNPGTLLKRQRRREELKKEIRKSEQELEKQRARYWEQFLNLIDILLNFGCLERVVSAHGNRDDSSDRLVPTILGQACAAIRGDNELWLGLSLMSAEFDELDPHHLAAACAALVTEVSRPDSWTHYSLSPEVLAPLDNLQKGLRRRLFQVQYRHEAAIPIWLERELVTLVEQWALGVEWLELISHTSLDEGDVVRILRRTLDFLSQIPHVPHVSDSLRRNACRAMQLIDRFPVNEAAT
- a CDS encoding family 10 glycosylhydrolase translates to MQQIKKPDQLPDACSQVQKIRFFTFLQRVLIGTLASTLLNLFILFPSPSFAEVVLGVVRSSENSPDWVKITTRLWESGIAYKPINLEQIKNTADLAGVNVLFLPNIETLSPAQIKVLEAWASQGGRLIASGPVGRSSPALVRQSLRSLLGAYWAFPLTQPATPQPRSRCRDLACTTSSSWVPAEQKNASVQGGVLIPADANSQTIATWKDSSGSSAAIATDRATYLGWRWGSDGSGNVDKAWLQASIARWGGTIASGPSAPPTNAATPLPTPPSRVTINSPSLPRTTPLSRLSPSGALPDPVPATFTDPSDQSAPAGLDVQANSNKPIVSIEAYLMRQELTNLLGRFESALTASNSANTAINLNAATSPQLVAAEQGGGGPATSRPPVLQAIRVRAIAQARQVLQTFDQLLQQQNYAEARSQWVEARQLLWENYPKEGQRVGAEIRAVWLDRGTIVAARSEQGLAAVFDRLAAAGINTVFFETLNAGYTIYPSQVAPQQNPLTVGWDPLASAVKLAHERGIELHAWVWVFATGNKRHNTLIGKPSSYPGPVLSAHPDWANIDNKGRTQNPNDGKFYLDPANPEARNYLLRIVSEIANNYKVDGVQLDYIRYPFQDDNANFTYGYGIAGRQQFKQLTGADPVNISPRSGSLWRQWVEFKTNQINTFVAEVSQLLRQNYPRTILSVAVFPHPESQRIYKIQQNWEVWARQGIVDLIVPMTYALDTNRLQRITEPLVKEQTIGSALISPSVKLLTLPEVVAIDQIQALRDLPTGGYAIFAVESISSGMQGFFNRTQAPPVRSTSAAEPIPYRQPFAAAASRYTALKQEWSFLLANNQLRVSESELKVLQSRSDELAQALSKLAANPSTESLATAKRLLGSFQSQFQSSMRLHSAENSYQVQTWQNRLESLDMLLRYGERMELNRR